CAGCAGAAGGGCAAGGAGCACCGGCACGGCCGCTGCCAGGAGCAGCGGGGGGTGCAACACCTTGGAGGTGGCGATCACCTCGAGGGCGGCCAGGGGGTCGGTCACGTCCCAGCCAGCGAGCCGCATGGACCACAGGCTTCCCTTGAACCCATCCAGGAACGCCCGGGGATCGTCCAGGCCGGAGACCAGCCGGTCCACGACCCGGAGCCCCGAGCCCACCGGGCCCTCCACCGCCCGCATCTCGTCCAGGGCCCGGGCCGCCCGGTAGTGGGCGTACAGGCTGGCCAGGGCAAGGCCCACCACCAGGCACACCGTGCCGATCTGGACCAGGCGCCGGAGCGCCTGGATCCACCCGTGTCGTCTCTGTCGGGCTGTCACGGCTCCCTCACACCATTCCCCGGGTGGCGACCACCCGGATGGCCGGCCGTCCCCGGGTGACCACCCGGCAGATCTCCTCGCACATGCCGCATCCCACGCACTCCTTCTTCACCAGGATCGGCGCCAGGAACGCCCCCGGCTCCAGCCGGATGGCCCGCTCCCGGAGAGGGCAGAACATGTAGCACTCGCCGCACGGCCCCCGCCGCTCCGCCATGGCCGTGGCCTCGGTGGGCTCCCGGCCCAGGGCCATGAGCATGGCCTGCTCGTCCCGGATGCGCTTGGCCTTGTACGAGAGGCACAGGTCCTCGCGCAGCTCGGCCGACGCCATGCGCACCCGGCCGCGCTCCCTGGGCTCCAGGGGACGGAGCACGTGGGTGGGGCAGACCTGGGTGCACCGCATGCACAGGGTGCAGCCCTTCACCGCCGGGTCGATGTGCGGGGTGTGAAAGAGCGCACCGTCGCCCGCGGTGAAGAACCGGATCGCGCCCACGTCGCAGGCGTCCTGACACCGGTAGCATCGGATGCAGCCCGCCAGAAAGGCCGGCTCCCCCACGGCGCCCGGCGGCCGGACGAGCCGGCGGCCCGGGTCCTTTCGCGCCACCGGAAGCGCCGACGCCGCTCCGCGGGGTTTTCGGAGCAGCATCTGGGCTGCCACGGCCGCCGCACCGAATGCAGCGGCTCCGGCCCCGAGGCGCAGCATCGTTCGGAGGGCGCCCCGACGTCCCCTGCGGATC
This is a stretch of genomic DNA from Deferrisoma camini S3R1. It encodes these proteins:
- a CDS encoding 4Fe-4S dicluster domain-containing protein codes for the protein MIRRGRRGALRTMLRLGAGAAAFGAAAVAAQMLLRKPRGAASALPVARKDPGRRLVRPPGAVGEPAFLAGCIRCYRCQDACDVGAIRFFTAGDGALFHTPHIDPAVKGCTLCMRCTQVCPTHVLRPLEPRERGRVRMASAELREDLCLSYKAKRIRDEQAMLMALGREPTEATAMAERRGPCGECYMFCPLRERAIRLEPGAFLAPILVKKECVGCGMCEEICRVVTRGRPAIRVVATRGMV